Genomic DNA from Selenomonas sp. oral taxon 126:
GCGCATCCTATCGCCGTGCGGAGAGCAATCTCCTGCGTCAGCAGAGAACCGTCGCACAGACGGAAGCGGAAGTGCGAAAACTCAATGCACGTCTTAAGGAGAGTGCGGTTCTCTCCGGCACGCTCGGTGGACGTATCTCAGCGGGCATGACGGCGGCACAGGCGGGTGTTCGGAATCTTACGAGCGGATTCAATGTTCTCTCGACAAAGATGGCCGCAGTTATGGCCGTCGCTGCGACGGGCGCGGGACTGTTCAATATAACGAAGGACGCAATGCTTGCAGGTGAGAACGTCTATAAGCTGACGCAACGGCTTCATGTCTCTGCGGGGGAAGCCGCTGAACTGGGGCGTATGTTTCAGCTTGCGGATACGGACATCAAGAGCATTATCCCTCTCATTGCTCGTCTTGATAAGCAGGTATCCGCTGCAGGAGAGCGTGGAAATGACACATCTCGCGCACTCTCGCGCTTCGGCATCGCACTCAAAGATCAACAGGGAAATCTCCTGCCGCTCAATGAGCAGCTGGCGCAGCTTGCCAAGGGATATAAGACCGCAAGCGAAGCGGGCATGGAGGAAGCATATACCGCCGAGGTGCTCGGTGCGCGTGGTGCGGCACTCATCCCGATTCTCGAACAGTACGACGACCTGATGACCGTTTCTTCGCGCGTCAAGACCACGGGACTGCTCGATCCCGAACAGGCGCATGAGACGTATCTCAAATGGCGCGAGATGGAGATGGAAGCGGGGCAGCTGAAACTTGCCCTTGGTGCGGCTCTCCTTCCTGCCGCCGAAGAACTCATGCCCGAGATCAATGACGGCTTTGAATCTCTCGTTGAAACGATTCGGGACAACAAGGACGAGATCAAGGATGCCGTCCTTGGATGGGGAGAGGCATTAAAGACCGTCGCAGAGCTTGCGGGCTTTGTCGGCGAGCAGATTCATAAGGTGAGTGAACACGCAGAAGCAAATTCATGGCTCGTGAAGAATCATCCCGTGGCATCTCCGTTGATTGCTGTTCCATTCCTCGGCGGTACCGTCCTCGACGCACTCTATGGCGATGAGTACAAGCAGTACCAAGAACAGCAGAAGATTGCCAAAGAGAAAGTGGCGGCAGAGGAGAAAGCGCGTGCCGAAGCGGAGAAGAATGCCAAGGCGCAGGAGCAGAATGCAAAAGCGGCACAAATCCGTGCGGCGGCAGAAAAGGATGCCGCAAAAACGGTCAGTGAATCCGCAAAGGCGACGGAACAGCTGACGGACAGCTTATATACGCTGACACACACGGACATCCAGAACAGCCTTCATGCTCTTGGGCGCGAGGCGTTTCAGTTTTTCCAGAAGGGCGCAGATCCACATCTAATCGACGAATACCGTCTCGCGAAGGAAGCGAAGATTTATTCCGACTTTCAGCGGGACGTTGTAGATAAGGCGAATGCGCTCTACAAGACGGATCTCCAAAACAAGCTGGATTCCATCGCTCGCGAAGCCGATGCCTTTCGGCAGAAGGGCTTGGATGAGGTGCAGACACAGGCGTGGCTGAGTGAGAGCAAGGCACGTGTCATGGAGCAGTGGGAGCGTGATGTCGCTTCCAATATCGACTCGATCTGGAAGACCGAACTTGAAAACCGCCTTGCAGAGATAGAGCGCGAGAAGGATGCGTGGGTCCAGAAGGGGCTGGACGAGGTCGAAGCGACGCGCTGGGCGGAGAAGCAGAAACTCGATGCCAAACGCAACGCCGCTCTGGAAGTCCTCCGCTCCCAGAAAGAGGAACTGCAGGTGTTCAAGAAATCCGGGCAAGTCGGGTTGATGCAGTACCTTCGCAAGAAGAACAAGTTCACGGCAGAGGATCTGGGGCTGACACCGGAGCTTCTCCAACAGTTTCAGTCTGGGCGCAAATGGGCGATGGAGAATCTCCTTCCAAACTTCCGCCTTGAGCAGCGTGAGGACAGTTCCCACATCCGTGTCAATGGGCAGGAGTTCTCATACTCGGAAATGATGGCAGGGCTTGGACAACAGGCACAGATCGTGCAGGGAGGGAGACAAAATATCCCGTCCTCCCAAAATACTACTCAGTCGGCTCCCTCCATGACGGACAATCGGCAGATTCACATACAGGTACAAATTGAAAACGCCGTCACGGAGGACAACGAGGGAATGCGTATGCTTGCCGATCATGTCGCCGACCGCATCCGTCCTGCCGTCGAGAATGCCCTTGGAGGTGATTCCAATTCATATTCACATTGGTGAGGTTAAAACGCTGAGTGTCGAGAACTGGCAGATCGTTCCCGATGATCGTCAGCAGCTCCTCGAAATTGTCGGCGGCGCGGTTGTGCAGGATTTCGGACACATCACGGAGGGCGACCGTATTTCCTGTTCGGTCACGGTCACTTCTGCCGCATGGGAGAAAATCAAAGGCTACTGGGACAGCCGCACGATGGTGTCCGTAACGGACGAGGGCGGAAATATCCGTCCCTCTATGCGTGTTGTGGTGAAATCCTACGAGTATATGGCGCATTTCCCGAAGGTCTATAAGATTTCACTGGAATTTTGGAGGGTGTGAAAATGGCAGAACTCTTGCATATCTATATGAACAATCCAACCGAGGGCGGCAAGGACGGAACAGAGGTCAGCTCCGGTACGGAACTCGCGCCCATCTCCGTCCTGCTCGATGCGGGCAAGGGCGAGCAGAAAGCCGTCAAGTGCGCCGTGCGCTGCGAGAGCGGCTTCCATATCGACGGAACACTTATGATCAAGTTCGTCGGCGATCATGCGGACAAGTGGAAGGTGGCGATGGATCACAATTATACGACTGATACCGTTTTGACAGCAGCAGATTGGAAGGATGAGATTGCACTTTCCGGTGTCGGCACTGTGAATGTCATTTTCTGGGTGAAAGCGATGAGTTCTTCCGATGAGCAGCCACAAAGCGATGTGAGTGTCGACCTTCAAGCAGAAGGGCTCCTTGTTTCGGACTAGGAGGTTGTGTCATGTCGTTCAAATACATCAATCCAGGCTATGCCGAGCTGCTTTCGACCAGCAGAGGCACAACGGTGACGGGGGAGCAGTACAGCAGGACTGGCGTATCTTTTTGGCAGCCTTCCAAAGAGCGCGGAGTCGAACTTTCCGAAGTCCCGACGGAATTTTACGGAAAGTTCGATTTGTATATCCTCGGAGTAGAAGGGCGTGATGATGTCGATTTTTCACTCGGCATTGGGTATCAGAACGGCATCTACCTGAGTGGTTATCGCAGTTTGACCATTTCCGGGTACGCAGGTACCAACTCTCTTTTTTACAAGTCTGACATCGCTGAGATCATTCCCATGTACGCAATGAGTACTGTATGGCTTCACATCAAGCAGGGGAATGAGAACAACGGAATTCTGCATGTCATCGTCAACGATCATGAATTTTGCAATAAGAGGGATATAAACCTCTCGTATGATTCGCGAACCATCAAGATATTCAGTGACAACAATCGTGCCCTCATCTCGAATCTTATCCTATCGGATGCCCCGATTGATCCACGCGAGCAGATCGCTTTGCTGCCAATCACGGCAACACAAACAAACATGACCGATTGCGGCGATGGAAGCTATGAAGCGACGGCGGCAGGACAGGAGCTTCTGCAGACGGTCGATGTTTCGTCGCTTATCTCGCAGTATGGAGGGAACTCCCGAGTGGTCAGTATTGCACCGTTTGCAAAGCCCGCCTATCGGACAGCAGAGGGGCTGTGCGCTCTGACGGCGATTGAAAAGAGCGGCGGCATAATTACGGAACACGGCAGACATATCGCAGGGCAAGATACGGCGGGGTACGTTATGGGAGCATACGACACGTCTTTGAGAATTGCAGAGCTTGCAGAGCGGCAGTTTGGATGGAGAGCGGGGACATGAGTATCAAGCTGAAGCCCGGTGTTCTCATCTCGTGGTTTCCTTTTGGGCGCATCCATCTCCACCCTGCCGTTTACATCACGTTTATCCCGATGATTCGAGAATCAGTAAAACTGACGTGTGATCTAAGGCGGGAACTTCATGCATCCTGCTCTGTTCATGCCGACACACGGCGGCTTCTACAAACAGGAGTGAAAGTATCAATTAGAGGAAAGCTGCTCCGCCGGATTGGACGGACGGAATCGAAAAACACGGATACTGTGCGGCGTATCGGACAACGTGGCTCTGCTATCGCAGATTCAGCACGTCAGCTTATCAAGTCCCTGCATATATTGGCAGATACAAGGATTGAGATTCCTCATACACTGACCTATGCAGAGTTTAGAGAGCGCGGCATTCGCTCGTTCTCCGTGACGCTCGGCNNNNNNNNNNNNNNNNNNNNNNNNNNNNNNNNNNNNNNNNNNNNNNNNNNNNNNNNNNNNNNNNNNNNNNNNNNNNNNNNNNNNNNNNNNNNNNNNNNNNNNNNNNNNNNNNNNNNNNNNNNNNNNNNNNNNNNNNNNNNNNNNNNNNNNNNNNNNNNNNNNNNNNNNNNNNNNNNNNNNNNNNNNNNNNNNNNNNNNNNNNNNNNNNNNNNNNNNNNNNNNNNNNNNNNNNNNNNNNNNNNNNNNNNNNNNNNNNNNNNNNNNNNNNNNNNNNNNNNNNNNNNNNNNNNNNNNNNNNNNNNNNNNNNNNNNNNNNNNNNNNNNNNNNNNNNNNNNNNNNNNNNNNNNNNNNNNNNNNNNNNNNNNNNNNNNNNNNNNNNNNNNNNNNNNNNNNNNNNNNNNNNNNNNNNNNNNNNNNNNNNNNNNNNNNNNNNNNNNNNNNNNNNNNNNNNNNNNNNNNNNNNNNNNNNNNNNNNNNNNNNNNNNNNNNNNNNNNNNNNNNNNNNNNNNNNNNNNNNNNNNNNNNNNNNNNNNNNNNNNNNNNNNNNNNNNNNNNNNNNNNNNNNNNNNNNNCAGTCTCTCGGATAACATTCAACTCGAAACCGTGAATCCTCTCCCCATCGGCTCAAACGTCCAAGGTCGGGTGATGGACTATGCCTTCCGTTTTCTCGTGGAGGAAACGAGTCAGCGCGGCATCGTGCAGTCCGTCAAGGGGACGTACAGTAAGGACACGCTCCTCTACACGCCCATCCATATCTACGTCGAGCGGGCAAAGGTGTCGCGCTATGCGGCCGAGATTGCCGCAGCACTCGGGCTTCGGCTTCATCGTCTGACCGATGATTTCACACCGTCGCAGAACTTTGAGGGGAGTGGAATGACCTACCATGATTTTATCTCCGCACTGTTCGGATGGACGGCAAAACTGCCGCAGCGTCAGATCAATGTCTTTATTCGTGGAGATACGCTCCACATCATTCAGCGCGGCATGGAGGAGTCTGTCATTGACATCACGCACTGGCCGCACGCACAGCCGACCGTAGAGCGGAAACTCCTGCGCTCCGTCTGGCACAGCGCGAACAACAATCATGAGAGCGGGGCGCACAACGAGGAGGATACCGCTCCCGTTCCCTTCACGGGAACGATTTCGTTCAAAGAGATCAGCCGCACTTACTCCAACGGCTTTCTCGTCCGTGAAACAAATGAGAACGGCTACAGTACCTATACCTACGATGGGGAGTATCTCGCGGAGAAGCGCACGCATAATGTGGACGGCTCGACCAGCCGCACGGATTACGCATACGCCTCCACAGGGCGTGACGTGTATCTTTTCAAGGAGTGGGAGCGTACCACAGAGGCGGTCAATGATGGGAAGAAGCATACGGAATATGACTGGGAGGATTGGAGCCGTGAGAAGGGAACGGAGCGCATCACCTACCATGCGCCGCTTGGCTACGGATGGTATGCGACCACGGTTTATGTCGATGGAGTGCTCGAAGGAAGCTCGTTGTCGCAGGGAAAGCCTGGCGGCAAGGCAAGTCAGTTCACCGTCGAGCAGTCGAATCTCAGCCTTGGTGCAAGTTACGCGAGCGATGATGAGCTTCCGTATTCCTCGCTCATCGACACCGAATTTCCCGTTGTGGGCTCGGAGTATTTACAGACGCTGACGAGAGCGATTGAATGGCTCAACCGCAAGACGCAAGAGACAGTTACGGTGGAGATTCGCGCACGGATTCGTAGCGGCGTTCCCGACATTGACCACATCGTCGATTTTACCAAGCGCATCCGCTTCGAGGGACACGAATACTTCCTTCAGTCCAATACGGTGGAACTCACGCCGCGCCTTCTGCGGCAGACGATCAAGATGGTGAGGTGGTTTTGATGCACGGCATTCTTGGACTAGCGGCAGCAATACGGGCAGGGATAAAGAATGCACAAGTGGGTGAATCACAGGCGCGGCGCGGCAGGATTCAGAATGGACGTGTTCATATCGGCGAGCAGTCGTATCCTTTCCGTGCGGCAGTGGATTGTAACACCAGTGACGGAAGTCTTGTGTGGGTACAGATTTCTAGGGGCGGTACCGCCGTTATCGTGGGAGCGTGAGACGATGCACAGGACGAGAGTGAGAGAGGTGCGAGGGAATAAGGTGCTTGCGGATGGGGTGTGGCTTACCTGCATTGGAAACCACTCCGTTTATCCGGGCGAATGGATCTGGACGGACGGTCGCTGCGTCTACGGACACGAATCCGAGGGTGGCAACAGCTACATTCCAACGAATGCCCTTTCCGGCATACCGCTCCTCCAAATAAAGTGGAAGGATCAAAAAAACCAGATGCTCCATTCGTACTATGCAAAAGGAAAGATTCATCCGCTCGGCTTTTCCAAAGAGGATATATGGATGGTCAACAGCAGTCGCCACTTCGCGTATGTCTCAGGCTATGGAATGCTCGATGCTGAAATGGATGAACGGGGAAATCTTTATACCCTCGAAGCTGTCAATGTTCTCGTGTTCCCGCTCATCGGGGCAGATCAGCGTGACAGTATTCTCTCTGTCAAACGCAACGGCGAGATCATCGCCGCATACGATCTTGTGCAGATGTTTGGTGCTCCCGCCGTATCCGGTCCTACTGACCTCTATAGCTGTCAAACAGAAGGCGGGCGGGTGGATAAAGAAGGGAACTTCAAAGTGATGATATGGCACTCCATATCAGAGCATGGGGAAAACGGAAGCCATGTCAGCACAGACCGTTATGTGTTCTTCGATGGCAGCAATCTTGAGCCTTGGATGGAGAAAACCAAAACAACGTCAAGAGACTCTGTTACAGGGGAATCCCATACTTCGGAAGGCAGATGGAGCGCACCGGATTACAGCATCCGCTATCCTCTCCATGATGGAATGTATATGCGCTTTCCTGCAAATCTGGATTATCTTATCTCCGGGAAAAGGTATATTTCAAAGATTTACAGTGCAAAGGACGAGCTGCTTATGGAACTGGAAACGAATCCGACTGCCCGTACAAGTCTCTGCCCTCTGGGACAGGGGAAATATCTTGTCAGCACAGGCTCGCCCTTATATTTATGGAAAGACGGTCAGTTTACGGAACTAATGCGTGGATGCTATAACTACCGTCTGCGCAGGATGAATCATCTCGGGAAATGGAAAAAGGCAGGAGGTTTTCGATGATGGATCAGATTTTGACAATACGTCTGTATGCGGCGGGCATCGGAATCGTCGTCGGGGAGTTCCTCGGCAGCTTCGACGATCTGCTCTATGCCCTCGTTGTGTTTGTGGCGACGGACTACATCACGGGAGTTCTCCGTGCGATTGTGGAAAAGAAACTGTCGAGTGCCATCGGCTTCAAGGGAATCTGCAAGAAGGTCTGCATCTTCACCCTCGTCGGCGTGGCGAATGTCCTCGATACCCACATTATCGGCAGCGGCTGTGTTTTGCGTTCCGCCGTGATCTTCTTCTACATCTCGAATGAAGGAATCTCGATCATCGAGAACGCAGCACGGATGGGGCTTCCCGTTCCACAGAAACTGCAGGATATGATGCACAGTCTCAGAGATAAATAACTGCTTTAACCTCAATGCCCGGCGAATCTTCGTCGGGTTATTTTTATGCCCCAAAAGGTGACCACAAGAGCCGTTTTTGTCCGCTGCTTCATGAAGGGAGATGTTGAAATGAGCAAGGAAGAAGGTCTTCGGGAAATGACGTATCAGATGGTGATGCGTACTTCATGGAAAATGCTGCAGAGCGGACTTTTGTCAGAGGATGAGTATCTTGCGTTTGAAGCGAAAATGCGCGAGAAATATCGCCCCGTCATAGGCGTACTATTTTCAGATATTGACTTGCTATCGTGCGGATAGTACGGGAATATGGGACTGGAAAGGAGGGAGCACCATGAAGATACGAAGAGTTCAACCAAGCCCTATATTGCAGAAAAAGCTGCGTGTGGCTGCCTATGCCCGCGTCTCTGTAGATACGCTTCACCACTCTCTTGCGGCGCAGGTCAGTTACTACAGCAATCTCATTCAGAAGAATCCCGCATGGGAATACGCAGGCGTGTATGCGGACGAAGGTATCACAGGCACAAGTACCACTCATCGACGGANNNNNNNNNNNNNNNNNNNNNNNNNAAGCGGCTCATTGCGGACTGCGATGCCGGGAAGATTGATCTGGTACTCGTCAAAAGCATCAGCCGTTTTGCCCGTGACACCGTGGATTGCCTTCATACCGTCCGACAGTTGAAAGAGAAGGGGATTGCCGTCCGCTTCGAACGCGAGAACATTGATTCCACATCCGAGGACGGAGAACTCCTCTTGACGCTGCTCGCATCCTTTGCCCAAGAAGAGAGTCGGAGCATCGGCGACAACATCCGATGGGGCGTGCGGCGACGCTTCGCAGAGGGTATTCCGAACGGGCATAAAGCGCCTTACGGCTACCGATGGGACGGAGAGATGTTCCGCATTATCCCTGCCGAGAGTGAGATCGTAAAGGAGATTTTCCGTAGATACCTTGCCGAAGAATCTGCCTACACCATCGCAAAGACACTCGCGGGACGTGGAATCACAGGACGGCAGGGGAGACCAATCGAGCAGACCACAGTAAAGGATATTCTCTCCAACATCTCCTACACGGGGACGATGGCATTGCAGAAGAACTACATCAGTGAGGGACATGTCCGCAAGCAGAATAAAGGTGAGCTGCCAATGTATCTGGTGGATGGAGTGTTCGAGCCTCTGGTGTCAAAGACAGACTTCGATAAGGCACAGGAGACGCGAAGGTTACGAGCCAAACGGGCTGTGAATCGGAATCCTGTTCTTCTTCCGTTTTCCGGAATGGTGAAATGCGGATGCTGCGGCGGCGGCTTCAGCAGAAGAACCGCAGGGAAGTACAGACGGTGGGGCTGCAACACAAGAGAGCGGAAAGGTAGGGAATCCTGTGACAGCCGTCCGATCAAGGAAGAGGAGCTTGTGGCTGCGGTCAGAACCGTCATGGAGAAGGATGATTTTGATACTGCGGAACTTAGGCATAAGGTGTCAAAGATCGTCATTCACGGTGACTGTGTGGAATTTCACCTAACCAATGGCCGCATAAAAAAGACCGCCCGAATCTACAACGGACAGCGCGGCAGCAATCCCTTCACCAACAAAGTGTACTGCGCCTCCTGCGGCAGCAAGTGTGAGCGTGATACTTGGACGAAGGGAACTAAGGTATGGTCTTGCAGTCAGCCGCGCACGAAATGCCGATTGAAACGACTGCCCGAATCCGAACTAAAGGTAGCGGCAGAATCCTTGTTCGGCGATGGCTACGAGGGCAAGATCGTACAGAACGTCGAGCGGATTGTCATATCCGATGATGAAGTCATATTTCAACTCAAAGAAGGAGGCGCATACCGATGGCAAAGACAGTGAGGGTCATCCCTGCCAGTCCTAAAATCTTTCGTTCTGAGGTTACGGCAGAACCAAGACGGCGCAGGACGGCAGGATATGCCAGAGTTTCGACCGATCATGAAGAACAGGCTTCCAGTTACGAAATGCAGATGGCGCATTACAAGAACTACATCGAAAGCCGTGCAGACTGGGATTTCGTCGGCATGTATTCGGATGAAGGGATAAGTGGCACGAACACCAAGAAACGCGATGGCTTCAACCAAATGATCGAGGATGCCCTTGCCGGCAAGATCGACCTCATCATCACAAAGTCCGTCAGCCGCTTCGCGAGAAACACGGTGGATTCACTCCAAAACGTCCGTAAACTCAAGGAACATGGCGTAGAGATTTACTTTGAAAAAGAGAACATCTGGACGTTCGACACACGCGGAGAACTCCTGATCACGATTATGAGCTCGCTGGCTCAGGAGGAAAGTCGCAGCATCTCGGAGAACACCACATGGGGCAAGCGCAAGCAGTTCGCCGAGGGCAAGACCAGTGTGGGCTACAGTGCATTCCTCGGCTATGACAAGGATTTCAAAATCAACGAGGAACAGGCGCAAGTGGTGAAGCTCATCTACAAACTCTTCCTTGGCGGGCGATCCTTCTATGCGATTACCAAGGAACTGGAGAAGCGCGGCCTCAAATCCCCATCGGGAAAGGACAAGTGGTACATCTCCACGGTACGTTCCATTCTTACCAACGAGAAGTATCGTGGCGATGCACTAATTCAGAAAGAGTATACGGCAGACTTCCTCGATAAAACGCGACGGAAGAACACGGGCGAGATTCCGCAGTATTATGTGGAGGAGCATCACGAGGCAATTATCCCGCCGGACTTGTTTGATTTCGTCCAGTCAGAGATAAAGCGTAGAGAGCAGAATGGCAAGCACAGCGGCGTGAGCATCTTCGCGAACAAAATCAAATGCGGCTGCTGTGGCGGTTGGTACGGGGCTAAGGTATGGCATTCGACGGATAAGTACCGCAGAGTCATCTATCGCTGCAACAAGAAATATGCCCACAAGGGCAAGCCGTGCAGCACAAGGCATCTGACGGAAGAGGAAATCAAACGGATTTTCGTCAAGGCACTGAACTCCTTGGTGGAGGTCAAAGAGAAGGTGATTGTGGCACTCCAATCCCTGATTGACGANNNNNNNNNNNNNNNNNNNNNNNNNCAATCCCTGATTGACGACGTTTGCCAAACGGTAGAGCTGACGGAGGAACGGGATAAAGTAGAGCAGGAACTCGGCGTTTTGGCAGAACGGCTTGAAAAACTGATTCGTGAGAATGCACGGGTAGCACAGGACCAGAATGCGTATCTGAATCAAGAGAATGAGATTCGCGCACGCTATCTGGAAAAGCAGGGGAGTTTGGAGAAGTTGGACGAGCAAATTGCCGAGAGGGAGAGCAAGAGAAATACCTTGGAGGGCATGATTCAAGTGGTATGCGGTATCAACGGGGAGCAAGTTGAGTTCGATGAGGAGCTATGGGGCGGACTGCTCGATTACATCGTGGTCAAGGAAGATGGGCAGGTGGTTGTTGTTTTTAAGGGTGGGATTGAGAGTGGCGTTGATGGATGTAGAGGTTTGTTCTATTTAAGGAAACAAAGCGGATGAAGATTGGTACTCTATAGGGGGACATTGGCAGGGAAAAGATGCGCTGAGAGAAGTTGGACTACAGTTATCAGCGTTTCTTACAATACAGTCAACAAATTAATTAAGAAGTGTTATCCTTAAAGCTTTTCGAGTTGTTTTAAATGATCTTGCACTAATGTGTGTGAATACATTTTAGGTTGATCGGAATCACGAACAATTCGCCATAGGATAGCAGCTGCCTTTAATTTTGATTTGAACTTGTCATTTATGGGATCAGCGCAGAAATCTTTTAAGAAGCGGTTCCATTCGCATACAGAAGAATCATACTTTGCATAAGTCGATATCCCCTTATATACATTCAACATGTCCTGTATAGTAAACGATGTGTCGTGATCCGCTTTCACCTTTCGCCATGCGGTCGCCATATCTGCTGTAAATTTAAAGGGAGCAACCCTCGTCAGATTTGAGAAATATGTTCTAAACTTTGTGTTGAACGAAAAGTTGCAAGCAAGTAATGGTGTGTCCAAGGAAATCGCTCCAGATGATATCATCTGCTCTTTTTCGGGAGTGGCTTTGACTATGTTCCCTTTAAAGTATTCTGCAATGTTGTGATTGAGATCTTTTTTTACCCCCCTGTGTGCAATTCCAAGCTTTTTGCAAATCTCTACGAGTTCTGTTCGATACCAATAATATTTTATAAACTCCTCATATGAGCGAATCTCATCAAATGCAGGACGCTGTGTCATAATGACACCTCCTCGTAAATAGCAGGTCAGACGAATAGATGTTTATCATTATATCACAAGAGATTCCACTTGTCACACTTGATGCTTGGAATCTCTTTTTCTTTTGCAAAGAATCATTAGGCAACAACCCCTATCCTGTGTTATAATTTTCTTATATTTGAAACGTGGGAGGGAGAGCCGTTGTTTGCAAAGACTTATGGTGCGACGACCCTCGGGATAGATGGACGGATTATCGACGTTGAGGTGGATGTGTCGCCCGGGCTGCCGGGCTTTGAACTGGTGGGGCTTCCCGATACGTCGGTGAAGGAGTCGAAGGAGCGGGTACGCACTGCGATTCGCAACTCCGGCATCCAACTGCGGCAGGAGCGTGTGACGGTGAATCTTGCGCCCGCCGATGTGCGCAAGGACAGCTCGGGGCTTGATCTGCCGATAGCCGTCGGACTCCTTGCATCCTACGGCATGGTTCCCGAGGCGGGGGTGCAGCACGCGCTTTTCTCTGCGGAACTCTCTCTCGATGGAAACTGCCGTCCGATCAGCGGCATTCTCCCAATGGCGATTACGGCGCGGGAACATGGTCTGACGGAGTTTTACGTTGCACCGTCGAATGCAGACGAGGCACTCCTCATTGATGGCCTGAAGGTCTATGCAGTCGAAAACCTGGCGCAGCTTGTGCGCCATCTGACGGGCACGGAAACACTGACTCCTGCCGCGCCAAAACAAATTAAAGACACAAAAGACAACGCCTTCACCGATGACTTTGCGGACGTACAGGGGCAGTATCAGGCGAAGCGTGCGCTT
This window encodes:
- a CDS encoding SAP domain-containing protein; translated protein: MTQRPAFDEIRSYEEFIKYYWYRTELVEICKKLGIAHRGVKKDLNHNIAEYFKGNIVKATPEKEQMISSGAISLDTPLLACNFSFNTKFRTYFSNLTRVAPFKFTADMATAWRKVKADHDTSFTIQDMLNVYKGISTYAKYDSSVCEWNRFLKDFCADPINDKFKSKLKAAAILWRIVRDSDQPKMYSHTLVQDHLKQLEKL
- a CDS encoding recombinase family protein, with the translated sequence MKIRRVQPSPILQKKLRVAAYARVSVDTLHHSLAAQVSYYSNLIQKNPAWEYAGVYADEGITGTSTTHRR
- a CDS encoding recombinase family protein is translated as KRLIADCDAGKIDLVLVKSISRFARDTVDCLHTVRQLKEKGIAVRFERENIDSTSEDGELLLTLLASFAQEESRSIGDNIRWGVRRRFAEGIPNGHKAPYGYRWDGEMFRIIPAESEIVKEIFRRYLAEESAYTIAKTLAGRGITGRQGRPIEQTTVKDILSNISYTGTMALQKNYISEGHVRKQNKGELPMYLVDGVFEPLVSKTDFDKAQETRRLRAKRAVNRNPVLLPFSGMVKCGCCGGGFSRRTAGKYRRWGCNTRERKGRESCDSRPIKEEELVAAVRTVMEKDDFDTAELRHKVSKIVIHGDCVEFHLTNGRIKKTARIYNGQRGSNPFTNKVYCASCGSKCERDTWTKGTKVWSCSQPRTKCRLKRLPESELKVAAESLFGDGYEGKIVQNVERIVISDDEVIFQLKEGGAYRWQRQ
- a CDS encoding recombinase family protein, translated to MAKTVRVIPASPKIFRSEVTAEPRRRRTAGYARVSTDHEEQASSYEMQMAHYKNYIESRADWDFVGMYSDEGISGTNTKKRDGFNQMIEDALAGKIDLIITKSVSRFARNTVDSLQNVRKLKEHGVEIYFEKENIWTFDTRGELLITIMSSLAQEESRSISENTTWGKRKQFAEGKTSVGYSAFLGYDKDFKINEEQAQVVKLIYKLFLGGRSFYAITKELEKRGLKSPSGKDKWYISTVRSILTNEKYRGDALIQKEYTADFLDKTRRKNTGEIPQYYVEEHHEAIIPPDLFDFVQSEIKRREQNGKHSGVSIFANKIKCGCCGGWYGAKVWHSTDKYRRVIYRCNKKYAHKGKPCSTRHLTEEEIKRIFVKALNSLVEVKEKVIVALQSLID
- a CDS encoding SHOCT domain-containing protein, with protein sequence MSKEEGLREMTYQMVMRTSWKMLQSGLLSEDEYLAFEAKMREKYRPVIGVLFSDIDLLSCG
- a CDS encoding phosphoribosylformylglycinamidine cyclo-ligase, with the protein product MIPIHIHIGEVKTLSVENWQIVPDDRQQLLEIVGGAVVQDFGHITEGDRISCSVTVTSAAWEKIKGYWDSRTMVSVTDEGGNIRPSMRVVVKSYEYMAHFPKVYKISLEFWRV
- a CDS encoding phage holin family protein — its product is MDQILTIRLYAAGIGIVVGEFLGSFDDLLYALVVFVATDYITGVLRAIVEKKLSSAIGFKGICKKVCIFTLVGVANVLDTHIIGSGCVLRSAVIFFYISNEGISIIENAARMGLPVPQKLQDMMHSLRDK